The following are encoded together in the Clostridia bacterium genome:
- a CDS encoding aspartate/glutamate racemase family protein, whose translation MKMKVIVPVATSAWNDEIGTLCSTVASSLTTIDVSNIDKGPTSLECEYDEAMAAPHLMASLKTAECQGYDAALIYCFGNLGLLAGKELLRIPVLAIGEPAMAVATTIGERIGIISTLHYARRNRRRVQLFGSSKIVRVSPLSIPVMGLTDRP comes from the coding sequence ATGAAAATGAAGGTGATTGTGCCAGTAGCCACATCCGCATGGAATGATGAGATCGGGACGCTCTGCTCGACTGTGGCAAGCTCCCTAACGACCATCGACGTCTCAAACATAGATAAGGGACCCACCTCGCTAGAGTGCGAGTATGATGAGGCGATGGCCGCTCCTCACTTGATGGCGAGTCTGAAGACGGCTGAGTGTCAGGGTTATGACGCAGCGCTCATTTACTGTTTCGGAAACCTGGGCCTACTTGCGGGAAAGGAACTGCTCAGAATACCGGTGTTGGCAATCGGAGAGCCTGCTATGGCAGTAGCAACCACCATTGGCGAGCGAATTGGGATCATCTCCACGCTTCATTATGCACGGAGGAATCGCCGGCGAGTTCAACTATTCGGCAGCTCGAAGATTGTCAGAGTAAGTCCCTTGAGCATTCCGGTCATGGGACTGACGGACAGGCCTTGA